Part of the Calditerrivibrio sp. genome is shown below.
CCCTTATAAGTCCCAACAATCGGCTGGTCAAAATACCTGCTGAAGATTTTAAAAAATAATGAAAAAAACTTCTTCTTTTCACCTAATATCCTCCCTATAAAAACCCAAGTCCTCTGGTGCTGTAGGTGAAACTGCCATTGTTTTAAACCTATCATATATTACAAAACCAGGTGCTCCACCTTTAACTTTTCTAACATACCTCTTCTCAGTCCAATCTACAAGAACATTTTTTTCACTCTTAAACTTACTAAAAAAAGCAGTAATACTACACACAGTTTTTATTAAATCATCCGTAGGTACACTGTTAGTGATTTTGAGAACCACATGGGAAGAAGGTGCATCTTTTACATGAAACCATAAATCATCCTTATCCGATAATTTTAATATTTCATCATTACCCAAACTATTTTTACCAACTAAAAGTATCCAATCATTGCTTCTATATTTGTAGTAATTTTTTGCTCTTGTAATAGGGATTTTCTCCTTCTTTTGTGATGGTTTTAAAATGGAATTAACAGCATTATGATCTATTAGGCCATTTTCAATGAAGTAGATTAACTCATTTAAATAATCTATTTCCTGTTTTACTGATGTTATCCTCTTTTGAATTATCGGTAAGGCTCTCTCAAGTCTTTTCCCTTCATTATAGAGCTCTTCAATGTATTTTTGAATAGGGACTTTCACTTCAAGTTCTAGCTTAACTTTATAGATTAACTCCTCATCAAACATGAAAAATTCACCGCTCTTTAAAGCCTCATCTATCCTATATAGATTATTTTTTATCATTTCAGCTTGATCAAGAAAATGTTGAAAACATTCTGCTGCTTCCAGCTCCTTCTCTACCTTCGATAAGGTAGACAATTTTTGCGAGATCTTATTTTTTATCTGTTTTAAAAGTTGTTGAGCATCTTTTGACTCATTCGTAGAAGTAGGCGGTATGTACTCATCTATTTTTACAGCCAATAAATCCCCTGTAAGATTAAAGGGATAGGCTTTGCCAAATTCATCCAGATAAATTGTATCTTCATGTAGATACAACTTCATCAAATCAACAGCATCATCAAAATCCCCCACCACTTCCACTAATTTATTAGCAAAATCTGTAGTTTTCTTGTAAAAACCTTCATACTTACTAAAATCTTTTTCATTACCAGTGTTATCAAGACTAAATCTTTTGTTTGACTTAAAAGGTTGATATTTTGTGCCAATATTTATCACCCTGTCTGCATCAATATTTTTTCCGGTTAAATTGAATAAAATTATATTTTTTTCATCTAAAATAAAAAAATTGGAGTTCCCACCTACCACTTCAAACACCAATTTATAGACCTCATAATCTCCAGAAATCTTCTGCTTTGCAACCTTGATATAGAATAGTCTATCATAACCCTTCTGCTTTATTTCAACTATCTTTGAGGAATTGACTTTAGAAAATATCTCTTTACCATCAAACTCTTTTTTAAAAAAAATCCACCCATAAGAAACATCAAAAACCAAATAAATCTTCTCTGAACGTACATAAAATATTAGACAGAGCATATTATGGTTTAAAAGCACCTTGTTTAAACTTTCTATATTTTTTTTCTTCAAAAAATTTATAAATTTGAACAACAATAAACCATCCATCTCAAATCACCTGTAAATATTAATCATAAAAGAAAAAGAGTTTTTAATTGACTCAGAGATTACTTCTGCTGTAAAAACTTTTCAAACATCTTTTTATCATTAGCTTTTAAATAAGCTTCTTCTGGTGATATTATTTTATTCATCAAATAGTCCAATATTACCTGATCCATCATCTGCATTCCATCTGCTTTCCCCGTTTGCATAATTGAAGGGATCTGAAATATTTTCCCCTCCCTTATAAGGTTTGATATAGCACTGTTCACCACCATAATCTCCAAAGCAGCAATTCTTCCAGGCTTATCACACCTTTTAAGAAGTTGTTGGGATATGACCCCT
Proteins encoded:
- a CDS encoding NFACT RNA binding domain-containing protein, giving the protein MDGLLLFKFINFLKKKNIESLNKVLLNHNMLCLIFYVRSEKIYLVFDVSYGWIFFKKEFDGKEIFSKVNSSKIVEIKQKGYDRLFYIKVAKQKISGDYEVYKLVFEVVGGNSNFFILDEKNIILFNLTGKNIDADRVINIGTKYQPFKSNKRFSLDNTGNEKDFSKYEGFYKKTTDFANKLVEVVGDFDDAVDLMKLYLHEDTIYLDEFGKAYPFNLTGDLLAVKIDEYIPPTSTNESKDAQQLLKQIKNKISQKLSTLSKVEKELEAAECFQHFLDQAEMIKNNLYRIDEALKSGEFFMFDEELIYKVKLELEVKVPIQKYIEELYNEGKRLERALPIIQKRITSVKQEIDYLNELIYFIENGLIDHNAVNSILKPSQKKEKIPITRAKNYYKYRSNDWILLVGKNSLGNDEILKLSDKDDLWFHVKDAPSSHVVLKITNSVPTDDLIKTVCSITAFFSKFKSEKNVLVDWTEKRYVRKVKGGAPGFVIYDRFKTMAVSPTAPEDLGFYREDIR